From Herbiconiux flava, one genomic window encodes:
- a CDS encoding cell wall-binding repeat-containing protein codes for MRRLITLASASAALLLAPLLPLHGAAASDIEPSPTQHAAVHIITKSLTAHWPTTPIPASPQSLHLTLPAELAAFQIDSFAWNLGLGEGSTGTAPGNATSIDIPLPLDLPPHQGLSVVISVPDQETGEPDLSRDSALLWASFTTGDSSGSPAQDAFDYDLSLQNAVASDLRDSSTGSPSPAVLRPGSDFVLDAEDGFWTAPSGLNEPDREIVPQVRLDGNADDRTIDLEYTRSDDGSELFVAIPAGLVDDDVADMSLWVAFYQPRDRSDPQGRMGRFELRMPVRLEHPITTERLGGEDRYDVAVNVSKASYPNGARVAYVVTGSGFADALTAGPAAVKEGGPLLLTTGDSLLPEVSAELARLAPQRIVMVGGPAALTPDVQEELEGIAPTERIDGSDRYAVSRNVLTHAFPDGPSQVFIATGRDFPDALSAGAAAGVSRLPVLLVDGAAPTLDAPTAELLRALSLYRATVVGGPIAVSSEIEAELASFTRANRLFGADRYETSVAINVAVFPHESQAFFATGTTFPDALSGSAWAAKSAMPLYAVRPDCVPDSVLGSLQRTGVGVATLLGGTAALSQAVAELTPCGPSD; via the coding sequence ATGAGGAGACTCATCACACTGGCGAGCGCGAGTGCGGCACTGCTACTGGCGCCGCTCCTTCCCCTCCACGGCGCGGCGGCCTCGGATATCGAACCATCGCCCACGCAGCACGCAGCCGTCCACATCATCACGAAGTCGCTGACGGCCCACTGGCCGACGACTCCGATCCCGGCTTCGCCACAGAGCCTTCATCTCACCTTGCCGGCCGAACTCGCCGCCTTCCAGATCGATTCGTTCGCCTGGAACCTCGGTCTCGGCGAGGGATCGACCGGCACGGCGCCGGGTAACGCCACCTCGATCGACATCCCCCTCCCGCTTGATCTGCCCCCTCACCAGGGGCTCTCGGTGGTGATCTCGGTTCCGGACCAGGAGACGGGAGAACCTGATCTGTCGAGGGACTCCGCCCTGCTCTGGGCGAGCTTCACCACCGGAGACTCCTCCGGCTCTCCGGCCCAGGATGCCTTCGACTACGACCTCTCCCTGCAGAATGCGGTGGCGAGCGACCTCCGGGACTCCTCCACCGGGAGTCCCTCACCGGCGGTGCTGCGGCCCGGCAGCGACTTCGTGCTCGACGCCGAGGACGGCTTCTGGACCGCTCCGTCCGGGTTGAACGAACCCGACCGCGAGATCGTGCCGCAGGTACGACTGGACGGGAACGCCGACGATCGCACGATCGACCTCGAATACACGAGGTCAGACGACGGGTCGGAACTTTTCGTCGCCATCCCTGCAGGACTCGTCGATGACGACGTCGCCGACATGTCCCTGTGGGTCGCCTTCTACCAGCCTCGTGATCGGTCCGACCCGCAGGGCCGGATGGGACGATTCGAACTGCGGATGCCCGTTCGACTCGAGCATCCGATAACGACCGAGCGGCTCGGCGGTGAGGATCGCTACGACGTCGCGGTGAACGTGTCGAAAGCGTCCTACCCTAACGGCGCCCGAGTGGCGTACGTCGTCACCGGGTCGGGATTCGCCGACGCCCTGACCGCGGGCCCGGCGGCGGTCAAGGAGGGCGGGCCACTCCTTCTCACCACTGGAGACTCGCTGCTCCCCGAGGTGAGCGCCGAGCTTGCGCGCCTTGCTCCCCAGAGGATCGTGATGGTCGGAGGGCCCGCCGCCCTAACACCGGACGTTCAAGAGGAACTCGAAGGCATCGCGCCGACCGAACGCATCGACGGCTCCGATCGCTACGCGGTCTCCCGCAACGTTCTGACGCACGCGTTCCCCGACGGCCCTTCACAGGTGTTCATCGCGACCGGGCGGGACTTCCCCGACGCTCTGAGCGCCGGCGCCGCGGCCGGTGTCTCACGACTCCCGGTGCTCCTCGTCGACGGCGCCGCCCCGACTCTCGACGCGCCGACCGCCGAACTCCTCCGCGCACTGTCCCTCTACAGGGCCACCGTCGTCGGCGGGCCCATCGCGGTGTCATCGGAGATCGAGGCGGAACTCGCGTCGTTCACCAGGGCGAACCGCCTTTTCGGGGCCGACCGGTACGAGACGTCCGTCGCGATCAACGTTGCCGTCTTCCCCCATGAATCGCAGGCGTTCTTCGCAACCGGCACGACGTTCCCCGATGCACTGTCCGGGTCGGCCTGGGCCGCGAAGTCGGCGATGCCGCTGTACGCCGTCCGTCCTGACTGCGTCCCCGA
- the pstB gene encoding phosphate ABC transporter ATP-binding protein PstB yields MSKRIEVNDLNVYYSSFLAVEGVSLKIEPRTVTAFIGPSGCGKSTFLRTLNRMHEVIPGAHVEGEVLIDGNNLYGPGVDPVLVRRQVGMVFQRPNPFPTMSIGENVLAGVKLNNKRMSKSDSDALIEKSLRGANLWNEVKDRLNAPGSGLSGGQQQRLCIARAIAVSPDVILMDEPCSALDPISTLAIEDLIEELKSEYTVVIVTHNMQQASRVSDRTAFFNIAGTGKPGKLIEYDDTTTIFSNPTVKDTEDYVSGRFG; encoded by the coding sequence GTGTCCAAGCGCATCGAAGTCAACGATCTCAACGTCTACTACAGCAGCTTCCTGGCCGTGGAGGGTGTCTCCCTCAAGATCGAGCCCCGCACCGTCACCGCCTTCATCGGCCCGTCGGGCTGCGGCAAGTCGACCTTCCTCCGCACGCTGAACCGCATGCACGAGGTCATCCCCGGCGCCCACGTCGAGGGCGAGGTGCTGATCGACGGCAACAACCTCTACGGCCCCGGCGTCGACCCGGTGCTCGTGCGCCGTCAGGTGGGCATGGTCTTCCAGCGCCCCAACCCGTTCCCCACCATGTCGATCGGCGAGAACGTGCTGGCCGGCGTGAAGCTCAACAACAAGCGCATGTCGAAGAGCGACTCCGACGCGCTGATCGAGAAGTCGCTGCGCGGCGCCAACCTCTGGAACGAGGTCAAGGACCGCCTGAACGCGCCCGGCTCCGGCCTCTCGGGCGGCCAGCAGCAGCGCCTCTGCATCGCCCGCGCGATCGCGGTCTCCCCCGACGTCATCCTGATGGACGAGCCCTGCTCGGCCCTCGACCCGATCTCGACCCTCGCCATCGAGGACCTGATCGAGGAGCTCAAGTCGGAGTACACGGTCGTCATCGTGACCCACAACATGCAGCAGGCCTCACGCGTCAGCGACCGCACCGCCTTCTTCAACATCGCGGGCACGGGCAAGCCCGGCAAGCTGATCGAGTACGACGACACCACGACGATCTTCTCGAACCCCACCGTCAAGGACACCGAGGACTACGTGAGCGGCCGTTTCGGTTGA